A window of Plantibacter sp. PA-3-X8 genomic DNA:
GAGGACGACGAGCACCGCGCCGAGGTCACCGAGTCCAGCGAGAAGGCGCTGCGCACGCAGCTCCTCCTCGACGCACTCGCGGAGTCGCTCAACGTCCAGGTGAACCAGAACGAGCTCACCGAGTACCTCATCCAGAGCGCGTCGCAGTACGGCATGGAGCCCGGTGAGTTCATCGAGGCACTCGGCCAGCAGGGTCAGATCCCCGCCATGGTCGGCGAGGTCGCCCGCAACAAGGCCATCGCCATCGCGCTCGGCAAGGCCGAGGTCGTCGACTCCAACGGCAAGCCCGTCGACCTGAGCGACTTCGTCGCCGTGGTCGAGGACGAGGACACCGCCACCGAGACTGCAGCCGACGAGACGACCGAGGCTCCGGCCGAGGACGCCGCCGACGAGGCTCCGGCCGAGGCAGAGCCGAAGAAGGCCGCCGCCAAGAAGGCACCTGCGAAGAAGGCGCCCGCCAAGAAGGCACCGGCCAAGAAGGCCGCTGCCGACGAGGCCGCTGCCGAGTAGGACAGCACCAGCAGTGACGACAGGGGCGGAAGCTATTCCGCCCCTGTCGTCGTCTCCGGACACGTCAGCCGAAAGGGAGCCATCATGACGACGACCGACGCAACCGGCTGGGACGACCGCGTCGCAGCCGTCTGGGCCGACGAGACCATCGACGACGAGCAGCGCATCGCGGCCATCGACGCCCTGGCCGCCGAGCGTCCGCCGGGTGACGCCCGCGCCGCGTTCGAGGCTGCCGGTGCACGCGACTCCGCCGGCCACGAGGTCGAGGCCGAGGTCTGCTATCGCGCCGCGCTCGAGGCCGGGCTCGACGAGGAGCACCGTCCGCAGGCGATCATCCAACTGGCCAGCACCCTCCGCAACCTCGGCCGGACCGCTGAGAGCGTCGTCCTGCTCGAACAGCAGCTCGCGGACGATCCGACCGGTCC
This region includes:
- a CDS encoding tetratricopeptide repeat protein, with amino-acid sequence MTTTDATGWDDRVAAVWADETIDDEQRIAAIDALAAERPPGDARAAFEAAGARDSAGHEVEAEVCYRAALEAGLDEEHRPQAIIQLASTLRNLGRTAESVVLLEQQLADDPTGPYADATAAFLALALASSGDPRRATAVALRALVPHLPRYHRSVRAYADELETDPLR